A DNA window from Ctenopharyngodon idella isolate HZGC_01 chromosome 10, HZGC01, whole genome shotgun sequence contains the following coding sequences:
- the pnx gene encoding homeobox protein pnx, which translates to MERRQSDITVHIYSLLLEQTVRMHEETGNSALQGKTSFSIADILDPSKFNGKHQEMLRDVKTRESSIKPANKDTVKTTSSQDTTASNIPSVSGAKGKSKRIRTAFTLDQLRILERSFQNSHYLSVFERHCIATALRLSETQVKIWFQNRRTKWKKEQEGQEGEEQNHCAPPAFVQNSFLYTLPGHHTNPMHYYAPQTPYLNPTYHHQTLMMF; encoded by the exons ATGGAGCGGAGACAGTCAGATATCACAGTACACATTTACTCGCTGCTCTTGGAACAGACGGTCAGGATGCATGAAGAAACGGGCAATTCTGCACTGCAGGGAAAAACCTCCTTTTCCATCGCCGACATTCTGGATCCCTCCAAATTCAACGGGAAGCATCAGGAGATGCTGAGAGACGTCAAGACGCGGGAAAGCTCAA TTAAACCTGCAAATAAAGACACTGTCAAGACAACTTCATCTCAGGACACAACAGCTTCAAACATCCCCAGTGTTTCTGGCGCAAAAGGAAAGTCGAAGCGCATCCGCACTGCGTTCACACTGGATCAGCTGCGCATCCTGGAGCGAAGCTTCCAGAACAGCCACTATCTGTCCGTGTTTGAGCGCCACTGCATCGCCACAGCCCTCCGTCTGTCCGAAACACAGGTCAAGATCTGGTTTCAGAACCGACGCACCAAATGGAAGAAGGAGCAAGAAGGTCAAGAAGGAGAGGAGCAGAACCATTGCGCACCTCCTGCGTTTGTGCAGAACTCTTTTCTGTACACACTACCTGGACATCACACAAATCCTATGCATTATTACGCACCACAAACACCTTACCTGAACCCAACTTACCATCACCAGACCCTCATGATGTTCTGA
- the aebp1a gene encoding LOW QUALITY PROTEIN: adipocyte enhancer-binding protein 1 (The sequence of the model RefSeq protein was modified relative to this genomic sequence to represent the inferred CDS: deleted 2 bases in 2 codons), translated as MQAPRVSLYATLFALCWILTFVINEELVNAAKSKQRTRSIQMRQNSSVISKIEDLQDGFSEDTQMDEPGAEEMAGKEKPKGKKTSEEILAAKAKKAAEKEAKAKKPKPTKKPKPPKPTKKPKPPKPTKKPKPPKPTKKPKASKPTTTPTTRETKPTRKPTMEEEEEKLLLELGWDTLFPTVPLKKTETEKPIGPDHDIHSKKDTKTPPSPKELDPDYWDARHEVPEPDLIPKVKKPAGTDDPRIYLPIPEETTTTPRTIAPWYEEYDYADLAAKKLEEELEKARKAKEEKAEKLRKMWEEEEEEKRKQTVPYAEPKKCPPLGLESHRVEDDQILASSMSHHGFSALRGRLNMQNSADEEDVYGGAWCADTEEKEHWFQVNARREVEFTGVITQGRNSESHDDFVSSYFVAFSNDSREWTVLHDGYAEWLFYGNVDKDTPVMTEFSYPVVARYILILPQSWNGSLCMRIEVLGCPLPTTYPTENDVPPTDDLDYRHHNYKEMRQMMKVINEECPNITRIYNIGKSSQGLKMYAMEISDNPGEHETGEPEFRYTAGLHGNEVLGRELLLLLMQFLCKEYNDDNPRVRRLVEGVRIHLVPSLNPDAYELAFEMGSEMGNWALGHWTEEGYDIFQNFPDLNSVLWGAEDRGWVPRVVPNHHIPIPENFLNGSVAVETKAIITWMERTPFVLGANLQGGEKIVTYPFDMQRPPRDTGAAGRGGQSMYEYHHMNEETWARIQRQNEGALRETADENLFRWLAMTYAHSHLTMTENHRGSCHTDDITGGQGIINRASWKPVVGSMNDFSYLHTNCFEISIFLGCDKFPHESELASEWENNREALLAFIEQVHRGIKGVVRDVEGNFIANATVSVEGIKHDVKTAVTGDYWRLLNPGEYRVTARADGYSSQTRLCIVGYDANATPCSFTLTKSNWARIRQIMTQSGKRPRLVTNTPGNTNNRISVESAGAATAPQNERLRRLRLMRMRKLRMERMKGSMTTTTTTTTTTTTPPPTTTAVPTTEASWFDLWFELDNATTQDYNFEYRIDED; from the exons ATGCAGGCACCGAGGGTTTCTCTGTACGCAACCTTATTTGCCCTGTGCTGGATTTTGACATTTGTTATCAATGAAGAGTTGGTTAATGCTGCCAAGTCCAAACAGAGAACCAGAAGCATCCAAATGAGGCAAAACAGCAGCGTTATTTCAAAAATAGAAGATCTACAAGATGGATTTTCAGAAGACACTCAGATGGACGAGCCTGGAGCAGAAGAAATGGCTGGAAAAGAAAAACCAAAGGGTAAAAAGACATCTGAAGAGATATTAGCTG CCAAGGCAAAGAAGGCGGCTGAGAAGGAGGCCAAAGCCAAGAAACCGAAGCCCACCAAAAAACCCAAACCCCCAAAACCAACAAAGAAACCCAAACCCCCAAAGCCCACCAAGAAGCCAAAGCCTCCAAAACCCACCAAAAAGCCAAAGGCATCGAAGCCCACCACAACGCCAACAACTAGAGAAACTAAACCAACCAGAAAGCCAACcatggaggaagaggaggagaaacTGCTCTTGGAGCTGGGATGGGACACGT TATTTCCAACAGTACCACTAAAGAAGACAGAGACTGAGAAGCCCATTGGCCCAGATCATG ACATCCACAGCAAGAAAGACACCAAGACACCACCCTCACCCAAAGAGCTCGACCCGGATTACTGGGACGCCAGAC ATGAAGTTCCAGAGCCTGACCTCATCCCTAAAGTCAAGAAGCCGGCCGGCACTGATGACCCACGTATATACTTACCAATCCCAG aGGAAACCACTACCACCCCTCGAACAATCGCCCCTTGGTATGAGGAATATGATTATGCTGACT TGGCGGCAAAGAAGCTGGAAGAAGAGCTGGAAAAAGCAAGAAAGGCCAAAGAGGAGAAGG CGGAAAAACTACGGAAGATGtgggaagaggaggaggaggagaagagaaAGCAGACGGTTCCTTATGCCGAGCCAAAGA AGTGTCCTCCTCTTGGCTTGGAGTCCCATCGAGTGGAGGACGACCAGATACTGGCATCTTCGATGTCTCATCATGGATTTTCAGCCCTGAGAGGACGTCTGAACATGCAG AACTCAGCTGATGAGGAGGATGTTTACGGTGGAGCGTGGTGTGCTGATACGGAGGAGAAGGAGCACTGGTTTCAGGTGAACGCCCGTCGAGAGGTGGAGTTCACTGGGGTCATTACGCAGGGCAGGAACTCAGAGTCACA TGATGACTTTGTGTCGTCGTATTTCGTGGCGTTCAGTAACGACAGCCGGGAATGGACGGTGCTTCATGATGGTTACGCCGAGTGG CTCTTTTATGGGAATGTGGATAAAGACACTCCAGTAATGACGGAGTTCTCATATCCTGTGGTGGCGCGTTACATCCTG ATTTTGCCGCAGAGCTGGAATGGAAGCCTGTGCATGAGGATTGAAGTGCTCGGATGCCCGTTACCCA CTACCTATCCAACTGAGAACGACGTTCCACCGACGGATGATCTGGATTACAGGCATCACAACTACAAAGAGATGAGACAG ATGATGAAGGTCATAAATGAAGAATGTCCCAACATCACCAGAATATACAACATCGGAAAAAGCTCTCAAGGGCTGAAGATGTACGCCATGGAGATCTCAGATAACCCTGGAGAACACGAGACAG GTGAACCAGAATTCCGGTACACAGCAGGGCTTCATGGGAATGAAGTGCTGGGCAGGGAACTTCTGCTGCTTTTGATGCAGTTCCTGTGTAAAGAATACAATGACGACAATCCGCGAGTGCGCCGCCTTGTGGAAGGAGTGCGCATCCATCTAGTGCCGTCTCTGAACCCTGATGCCTATGAGCTGGCATTTGAGATG GGCTCTGAAATGGGAAACTGGGCTTTGGGCCACTGGACAGAGGAGGGATACGACATTTTCCAGAATTTCCCAGACCTGAACAGTGTCCTGTGGGGTGCGGAGGACAGGGGATGGGTGCCACGGGTTGTTCCCAATCACCACATTCCCATCCCTGAGAACTTTCTCAATGGCTCC GTTGCTGTTGAAACGAAGGCAATCATCACTTGGATGGAGAGGACGCCGTTTGTTCTGGGCGCTAATCTACAGGGCGGAGAGAAGATTGTCACGTACCCCTTCGACATGCAGCGTCCACCCAGGGACACAGGTGCGGCCGGCAGGGGAGGTCAGTCGATGTATGAGTATCACCACATGAACGAAGAAACATGGGCCAGGATTCAGCGACAGAATGAGGGCGCTCTTCGCGAGACGGCGGATGAAAACCTGTTTCGGTGGCTCGCCATGACGTACGCGCACAGTCACCTCACCATGACGGAGAAT CACCGCGGTTCTTGTCATACCGATGACATCACGGGCGGCCAGGGCATCATCAACCGGGCCAGCTGGAAGCCGGTTGTGGGCA GCATGAATGATTTCAGCTACCTGCACACCAACTGCTTTGAGATTTCCATCTTTCTTGGGTGCGATAAGTTTCCTCATGAGAGCGAATTGGCGTCAGAGTGGGAAAACAACCGAGAGGCTCTGCTGGCTTTCATTGAGCAG GTGCATCGAGGCATTAAAGGAGTTGTGCGAGATGTCGAAGGGAATTTTATAGCAAATGCCACAGTGTCAGTGGAGGGAATCAAACATGACGTCAAAACAG CTGTCACTGGCGATTACTGGCGTCTTCTGAACCCAGGCGAGTATCGTGTTACTGCAAGAGCGGATGGTTATTCTTCTCAGACTCGTCTTTGCATTGTGGGCTACGATGCCAATGCGACACCCTGCAGCTTCACTCTGACCAAATCCAACTGGGCTCGTATCCGACAAATCATGACCCAGAGTGGGAAGAGGCCAAGACTGGTTACCAACACCCCCGGAAACACAAACAACCGCATCAGCGTCGAGAGCGCAGGGGCCGCCACGGCCCCCCAGAATGAACGTCTGCGTCGCCTGCGACTGATGCGCATGCGCAAGCTGCGAATGGAGAGGATGAAAGGCAGCATGACTACAACAACAACCACAACAACCACCACGACTACACCTCCACCCACCACAACAGCAGTGCCAACAACAGAGGCCTCTTGGTTTGACCTGTGGTTCGAACTGGACAATGCGACCACTCAAGACTATAACTTTGAATACAGAATAGATGAAGATTAG